In the genome of Mercurialis annua linkage group LG8, ddMerAnnu1.2, whole genome shotgun sequence, the window tctttttcgatttttttgtttatggtccaaattttcaaaatctttaattttagccattttccattttcaatttcaattatagcTAATTGCTCAAGTTAAACTGAAAAGAAGTTTAAATATCATTCATATTGCTtcatattattctaatttatcgttttaccattaaaaaatccaaacatgaaGTAATATGAAGCgtatattgaatttattttccACTCAAATTTGAGCAATTGGCTATAATCGAAACTGAAAATTGAGAAATGGGTTAAAATTGAAGGTTTGAAAGTTTGGactataaactaaaaaattaaataaattgagtATTTTTAGACTATTAAGCCTTTAATTAATGAGATATTTTATGATTGGTAGTCATTTTCATTACCGATAGTGTTCAGTATAGGGGTTTATTTGTATTGTTTATAGGAAAATAAgggctttttttttatcaaagatagAATTATACTAGGTTAGCtgttaatatttttagaaattcattTTCAGCTCACTGGCTGGCAGAGGGGTAGATCGAACCCACGCCCTCTGAAGATGCAAAGCGTAGTGTTGCCATCCGGGCCAACACTCACTTGCGAAAATAAGGGTTGAAGTtgacaaaattataaatagtaaattttaatGTGATCTTTGTGAAAACATTTAAAGGACTTTATGTTTCATgccttttttatatttataaaacaatatttattgtttttggaTAAGAAGATCAGAAACAACATACTTTAATTTCACTTTTTGTATTTACTTTGAATAGTTTTatgaaaatgtaaaattttggtttttacTTTCTAGCTATATTAAGTTATTAACTCTTTCTGCAGGGATATAagacatttattttaatataagatggatttattttatttgacttaCATTTAAAtgtatgtcaaaaaaaaaaaccttaatcTATAGGTTGCGTAGTCAGAAATACAAACAAATAATGGACTAcgagatattaaaaaaatagtcttattaaaaaggcgaaaaataaaaaaaaatactgaaaGTAAGGTGGGAGCAACTGCATCGATTATACTTTTCAAATATCACTCATaatagaattataaattattaagtgTACTGTGCAATTAACAACAAACTCCCGCCattataaatagataaaaaaagggttaattccaataaaataccaaacgtttgaaaattttgtcagttataaccaaacctttcaaaattgtctagtttagccaattttatgaTATTTAGAACCTTTTCTGGCCATTTGCGAAAgagtcaaaaaaattatcattcgtgaatgggctaaactagccgattttgattgatatggaatatttgaaacatttattagcaaaatcaatcaaaatcggcTAATTTAACCTATTCACGAATgacgatttttttaatttttttcgcgAATGGCTAGAAAAGGTTCTAAATATCCCAAAAATAGCTAAACTAgacaattttaaaaggtttggttataactgacaaaagtTGCAAACGTTTAGTATTTTATTGAGATTAACcgtaaaaaaatacataaaattcaAAGATTGCAAAGGTAGGATTCGAAATTCTAATCACATTTTGCCTTTGGAGCGACTTAACTACAAGATTAgattttcacttttaattttatttttttatctaaatgtGATCTTTCTATTAAAACAATCTAACAttgtcaaaataataaatttggcaaattttttatttattttttagtctCCAAAAATCTAATTACTCCAGTCATTGTTTGGCATAATAGTAGTTTTTTCGGTAATTCCATGAGATGGTTTAAATAGGTCTTAACTATGAGACGACActttaaatttttcacatttaaaCTAATTCCTACTCGAATAGATCCTTTGCCAAGTAAATGTGTATGCAAGTGGTTTAGGTGACCTTTCCCCCTTACTAGTAGCTAAATGTGCAATGTGTTTGTCGAATAATTAACTTGTCCCTCTTGCACATAAGTTCAGTTAtctaacttaaaaaaattaataatttaatcacAAAACATCAGATAATAACAACATTAATCAgtcatcaaaatatttttaatagtgGTCAAGAAGGAATAATTAATCTAGCCATGAAAAACAAAcatatctttaaaatttaataatatgtaaagttGATTTTATTTGCTATTTAATTATGGTTCTTATCCAGTTCTAGGCACATAGATTTTCAAAAGAGCTACCAATGATTAGTACTAAAGtagtgttttttaatttttgctttaaattttttaatatgtagaCATTGATTTGGATAATATTTAGTATTAGGACCTATGTCAgcatataatattaaattggcCTACTTTAGAAAATTCATATGTATAGGAAAATAACATTAGCCTAGTATTAGTCTAGTAGGAGAGACTCGATGAGTCGGTTTATCATAATCAATGAAATGAATCACATTTccgttaaaaaaaaagtattagtCCAGTACACAGGAATCTATtaagttttatgaaaaaattattacCAATGTACTACTAACTCAAGAACTCTCCTTAAACTAGAGCAATTTGATATCAGTTTATTTATGTGATACTTATGTTGTAGGCATATAAACATACTGAAataaaaattgccaaaataaaaaaaaaacttctaaAAATAATGACTTATAAATTGAGACTTTTGGAGTATCAAAATTGCAGGTAAGACTGTAAGCGTAtgcaaaaaccaaaccaaataaataaatttgctTCGGTTTATTTGACATTATTGATTTTTCAATTCAATTCGGTTTTGAAAGTAAAAACATTCCGGTTCACTTTAGGTACAAAACAAACCGAGAAAACCACCGAAATGGAAAAATCAATTGAATCAActagttcggttcggttttatttGACTAAAAATATTGTAAATCTAAATTATTCTAAGTTTAATTTCGCTTAAGTTTCGAAAGGAATCAGAACATCAATAATATCGCTCGATTAGCATAAAAGCAGCATATTGTTTTTGGATTGtttaaatcaacaaaatattcacattcaacaacaaaaaaagtAACTGAAACCTAACCAcacatttgtaaataaaaatatttaatgttcTGCAGCTCAAACTACACAATCTTCATGTAACAGCAAATTACAGAGGAAATCTTTATATTCAAAAATCTTCAGTTTCACTTATGTATAGAGCTACAAGCATAGCTTCCATTGTGTCATTTCCCAATGAGTAGATTCTGAAACACGAAAATTCCGCTAATCGATGGTCTTGACCTGGATCGTTTGGAACGTTGTTCGAGTTGCAGAAGACGGAGTAATGTCCGAGACAATCAAAACAGTGTTTCCTTCTTTCATCATACCTTTTATTTTTACAAGATCGATGGTTCTTGAAATGTTTGCTTCCATGTCATCCGACAAATCGACGAGTATTGGGATGATTCCCCATTGCAAATTTAAAGCCATACGAACACTGTTGTCGTCTGTAAATGCAAATATTGGAGAGTTTGGACGGTTCCGAGACAATCGTGATGCCATCTCCCCATGCTTCGTGTAGACAAAGATAGCATCAATGCCAAGGTTATTAGCTGCACGGAAACATAAATGTTGAAATGAAAAACAATGAAATGAGAAACGGAAAACTACTTTTTATTAAGAATATGTAACAGATATAGAGTTCCATAGCTTCAGAAGAGTTCCGTAAATGAATATGAAATgcaaaattgtaaataaaatgtgTAATTACCCATTTCAACAGAAGAGTTGCATATCTCTTCAGATATGCGATCAGCCAATGAAACTCCAGGTTCATGTCGACGGAAAACCCTTGGCCGGTTTTCATTACAGATCTGCAGTTCCATTCTGCTGCTGACCATCCGCAAAACAGAAAGAGCTTTCTCTCCAAATGGTCCAATAGCCGACTCACCAGACAGCATCATTGCATCGGAATATTGTCGAACTGCTTCAGCAACATCTGCAACCTTTTTCATTGGCAAAAAAAACCGTAAGAAAAGGAGCATTTGACCTGTTGATGATGCCACTTAAAAGAACAATTGTCAGCCATAGTCAGAATGGCATAGTACCTCAGCGCGAGTTGGGGTTGGATATTCAACCATTGACTCGAGAAGTTGAGAAGCTATAATCACTGGCTTGTTTAACTTCCTGCATATACGGGTTACATCCTCTTGGACTGTTGGAATCTGTTCAAGTGGAACTTCTACTCCTAGATCCCCACGAGCCACCATAATTCCATCAGATGCCTCGACAATTTCTTCCAATTTCTGAAGAGACTCCAAACTCTCGATCTTTGCCAATACTCTTATTGAACTGTATAAGATGCAAAAGTTATTCATGAGAAATTATGAGTTTCGTTGCCAAAAAAAATCAAGGAATTTCCTAAATTAAAACAGTAAAAAGggtgataattttttaataaaaaacttCAATTTTTCATTAAGTATGAATCTCATGAATGAGTGAGTAATGAAAAGCCTGAATAAAAGCTAACATTAGTATGAGCGCATGAGGAATGAGATGAAAATCTGAAACATTGTATGAACGAGAAGAAACAGATATAGTTTTGTAAATGAGATAATACGAAACACCAACTTTGCGAGTGATGTATTTTCTTACTCAGAAGCCTTGGTAGAGAGATAGCTCTTCAGATTGTTGATAACTTCAGCATCATTTACAAATGACACGGCGATGAAATCAACACCTTCGTAAATTCCAAAATTGATGTCTACCCAGTCCTGTGGATTCAAGGATATAAATTGTGAGAAGGCAAAGAAATTGGCAAGATTCGCTACATTTTCTACCAGCAAAGCTGCTAATCTATCTAAGCTGCATTTTCATTCCCTACAAGCTGTGATGCAGCTCTACACACGAGGACTATTGATACATAACgatattaagtttaaaatcTAATGATCTGAAGCGGCAGGCAAATTTCTTCTATTTTTACCAAGCATCTAAGAATAATAAAAACACATTTATCATAAAGTAACATAGTTGATATAGAAGTAGAGCTTCGTAAGATCAAAATGTAAAAGAATTGGCGGAAATCGTTGCTAGAAAAGAATAAGAATAACTCGACCTTTTCGGATATAGTTGGAAGACCTTGATAGGAGAGCTTCCCCTCTCTCCAGAAACTCAATTTAGCTCGAGGTAAGAGTAGACCAGGATCTGTGCACTTACAACGCAAGTCATTTCCCATCCTTTCGACAACTTGAAAGGTGGCCATTCCTCCATCAATTATCAGTTCATCACCGACCATAATGCCTGAAATAATTTGAGTTAGATAACGAAATAAAATtacgtaaaataaatattatccTTGCATTTCAAACCTAAAAGATCAACGTAGATTGAATGACAGATGACCACCTTCAGAAAAACCTTCGTAATTTGCTCGAACAGTGAATGGACGTGAGCCCTCAAATTTCTGAGCTGTAAATACCCATACAGAACCTTCCTGGTTTACAAAAATGCACCAGTGTTAACAAATGGTTATCAGAAGCCAACTCGGCAAATAAGGTTTCTCTGAAACAAGACAAAATCAACCGTTCCTCTATAAGCAAgcctaaaataagaaaaatctgTATCACACAATCGTATAAATAAGTCCACATTCATGCTGTCTACATTGCAGGGGAACTTTCAAATAGAAAACGTTGAAACGGGAAACAACAAAAGAATTATCTTTACAATCttagtttataaataaaaatttcaaagtttcagaagcatttccaaaattgaaaatgaaacatGAAACGTAGAGCTCCACAAACTCCAGTTTATTATAGCACTGAGTTCTATTTATAAGAGGAGGGGGAGGAAACTAACTTACATAA includes:
- the LOC126659715 gene encoding pyruvate kinase isozyme A, chloroplastic-like, with product MAISSDSILRFHQKIQTFDLKKGVFRVGVNGHIVSCNARNKRILGVRAVAEVNVKREVKKFEVNFDNLSLDSAVESELRENGVSGLRKTKLVCTIGPACSSYEELEKLAKGGMNVARLNMCHNTREWHSDVIRKIKKLNEEKGFCVSIMIDTEGSQIHVVDHGAPCSLKAEEGSVWVFTAQKFEGSRPFTVRANYEGFSEGIMVGDELIIDGGMATFQVVERMGNDLRCKCTDPGLLLPRAKLSFWREGKLSYQGLPTISEKDWVDINFGIYEGVDFIAVSFVNDAEVINNLKSYLSTKASDSIRVLAKIESLESLQKLEEIVEASDGIMVARGDLGVEVPLEQIPTVQEDVTRICRKLNKPVIIASQLLESMVEYPTPTRAEVADVAEAVRQYSDAMMLSGESAIGPFGEKALSVLRMVSSRMELQICNENRPRVFRRHEPGVSLADRISEEICNSSVEMANNLGIDAIFVYTKHGEMASRLSRNRPNSPIFAFTDDNSVRMALNLQWGIIPILVDLSDDMEANISRTIDLVKIKGMMKEGNTVLIVSDITPSSATRTTFQTIQVKTID